The Trueperaceae bacterium genomic interval TGGCTGCGGGTCTGGCAGCGGAGGGGGTCCGGGTAGGGGTGTCCGCTCGAAATGAGGAAACCCTGGGCTGGGCCGTCGAGCGGATACGCCGGAACGGCGGGGACGCTCACGCCTTCACGGCCGACGTGAGCGATGGCCGCGAGGTCTCCTCGCTGTTCAGCCGGGTGCGAAGTGAGCTGGGCGACCCGCAGATCGTCGTGATAAATGCCGGCGGTCCCCCGGGCGGCGTCGCCAGCGGGTTGACCGAGGAGCAGTGGGCCAAGGCGTTCGAACTCACCCTCATGTCGGCGGTACGGCTAAGCCGCGAGGCTCTTCCGGCGATGCGGCGACAGGGCTGGGGGCGGATCGTGAACATCACCTCCCTCACGGTCAAGCAACCGGTACTGAACCTGGCGCTCTCCAACGCCTTCCGTGCGGCCGTCACCGGTTACGCCAAGACCCTCTCGACCGAGGTGGCCGGCGACGGGATCACCATCAACAATCTCGGGCCGGGCTACACGGCGACGGAGCGGCTGGAGGAGCTGTTCGCCGACGAGGCCGCGAAGGAGAGGCTCCTCGCCACCATCCCCGCAGGGCGTTTCGGAACGCCGGAGGAGGTAGCTTCGGTCGCCGTCTACCTCGCCTCGCGACAGGCCGCCTACATTACCGGCCAGACGATCGTCCCGGACGGCGGAGCGACGCTCGGCATCTTCTGAATCCCGCGATGGATCGCCCGAGCAGCGGGCCAGGTCCACGTTGTGGCGGCAACCCCGCGCCAGGTTCGGCCCTCTCCTATACTGGGCGTATCGAAACGTCAGCTGCTCTCGACTCAGAGGCGCTCGCCCAGGAGGGGACGTATGACGCTTAGTGCAGCGAAGGAGGCCCGGAGCGGCGGGAGCTTCCTGATCGAACGCCATCGGGCCGACGAGATCCAGACGCCGGAGTCCCTCGACGACGA includes:
- a CDS encoding SDR family oxidoreductase; this translates as MNLGIEGKTALVTGGSKGIGFAVAAGLAAEGVRVGVSARNEETLGWAVERIRRNGGDAHAFTADVSDGREVSSLFSRVRSELGDPQIVVINAGGPPGGVASGLTEEQWAKAFELTLMSAVRLSREALPAMRRQGWGRIVNITSLTVKQPVLNLALSNAFRAAVTGYAKTLSTEVAGDGITINNLGPGYTATERLEELFADEAAKERLLATIPAGRFGTPEEVASVAVYLASRQAAYITGQTIVPDGGATLGIF